In one Desulfoferula mesophila genomic region, the following are encoded:
- a CDS encoding MFS transporter, giving the protein MPMYSHSSNASRGRAWAIFAVCTLGFNLSMFFRVSIPVISPDLSRDLNLTASQLGDISAAFFYGFAVCQIPLGMALDRLGVRWVMPAVGLVAVIGAGLFATATTPGMAVAARALMGVGMSCNLMGPLYLFTIWFPPARFATIAGLYMSLGAIGQLCATTPLVFMSQALGWRGSFWLITGLVLLQILAQVVIIRDRPAGMEPLPVVWENPLKGMGRLIKMASFWVISLGQFFRYGCTLALLGLWGGPYLIYALGLNQIQTGNALLAAALGAIAGMPFFGRLSDSVLRTRKWVVIPALFGLMLLFLLLGFLPHGITPWVMYVVMFVMGLASSPGQLMYAHIRELVPSHLSARAMTGTNLFVMLGPAMVMQVSGLLVFIEPDAITSAGDLWGVWLFMAAGLGLAGGAYLFLPDSQVVKKNRDSAGA; this is encoded by the coding sequence ATGCCCATGTACAGCCACTCCTCCAACGCGTCGCGGGGCCGGGCCTGGGCGATCTTCGCCGTGTGTACCCTGGGCTTCAACCTCAGCATGTTCTTCCGGGTGTCCATCCCGGTGATCAGCCCGGATTTGAGCCGGGACCTTAACCTCACCGCCTCTCAGTTGGGCGATATCTCCGCCGCTTTTTTCTACGGCTTCGCCGTGTGCCAGATTCCCCTGGGCATGGCCTTGGACCGCCTGGGGGTGCGCTGGGTGATGCCCGCGGTGGGCCTGGTGGCGGTGATCGGCGCGGGCCTGTTCGCCACCGCCACCACGCCGGGCATGGCGGTGGCCGCCAGGGCCCTGATGGGCGTGGGCATGAGCTGCAACCTCATGGGCCCGCTATACCTCTTTACCATCTGGTTTCCTCCGGCCCGCTTCGCCACCATCGCCGGGCTCTACATGTCCCTGGGCGCGATAGGCCAGCTCTGTGCCACCACCCCCCTGGTGTTCATGTCCCAGGCCCTGGGCTGGCGGGGCTCCTTTTGGCTAATTACCGGCCTGGTCCTGCTCCAGATACTCGCCCAGGTGGTCATCATCCGCGACCGGCCCGCCGGGATGGAGCCGCTGCCGGTGGTGTGGGAAAACCCCCTCAAGGGCATGGGGCGCCTCATCAAGATGGCCTCCTTTTGGGTCATCAGCCTGGGCCAATTTTTCCGCTACGGCTGCACCCTGGCCCTGCTGGGCCTGTGGGGCGGGCCCTACCTCATCTACGCCCTGGGCCTGAACCAGATACAGACCGGCAACGCCCTGCTGGCCGCCGCCCTGGGGGCCATCGCGGGAATGCCCTTTTTCGGCCGCCTGAGCGACTCGGTGTTGCGCACCCGCAAGTGGGTGGTGATACCCGCCCTGTTCGGGTTAATGCTGCTGTTTTTGTTGCTGGGCTTTTTGCCCCATGGCATTACCCCCTGGGTGATGTACGTCGTGATGTTCGTCATGGGCCTTGCTTCCTCGCCGGGTCAGCTCATGTACGCCCACATCCGCGAACTGGTGCCCTCCCATCTCTCCGCCCGGGCCATGACCGGCACCAACCTTTTCGTCATGCTGGGGCCGGCCATGGTGATGCAGGTCTCGGGCCTATTGGTGTTCATCGAGCCCGACGCCATCACTTCCGCCGGGGACCTGTGGGGGGTTTGGCTGTTCATGGCCGCCGGGCTGGGGCTGGCCGGCGGCGCCTATCTGTTCCTGCCCGACAGCCAGGTGGTGAAGAAAAACCGCGATAGCGCCGGCGCCTGA
- a CDS encoding Nramp family divalent metal transporter produces MLARWMDYARRMGPAWIVSAVACGPATLASVAMAGASFGYEMLWVVVLSAVFGTTAQYLAARVGILEGRGIIAAARERLGKTWGWVLAVDAVLATYLAAMVLMNALVGVTGLVTGLSSPWWGLAYAVVLSFLLMHGGYRWFENLCKFLVIGIVICFVITALRSPLDPGAMLAGLWPSLPGGGSSALMAAAIMGGAVHITIIGMHTYNTNARGWGVTELPLARFDTVVSMGLAFGLYSLAIFLVGAAVLHPAGVKARVAGEVAQALGPLLGPGALAVFLAGLWAATFSTIMPTYLAAAFFIFDQAGLAPDREDKRFRLVLIGGVLLSAVGPFIKGGFFLLLPVMLALGLCGTPVIIGVILYLLNQKRYYGERVNSWGLNLLGFITLAITTILAARFLLSKLGVM; encoded by the coding sequence ATGCTTGCCCGCTGGATGGACTACGCCCGCCGCATGGGCCCCGCCTGGATAGTCAGCGCGGTGGCCTGCGGACCGGCCACCTTGGCCAGCGTGGCCATGGCCGGGGCCTCCTTTGGCTATGAAATGCTGTGGGTGGTTGTTTTGAGCGCGGTGTTCGGCACCACGGCCCAATACCTGGCCGCGCGCGTGGGCATATTGGAGGGCCGGGGGATCATCGCCGCGGCCCGCGAGCGGCTGGGCAAGACCTGGGGTTGGGTCCTGGCCGTGGACGCGGTGTTGGCCACCTACCTGGCGGCCATGGTGCTCATGAACGCCCTGGTGGGAGTCACCGGCCTGGTCACCGGCCTGTCCTCGCCCTGGTGGGGCCTGGCCTACGCGGTGGTGCTCTCCTTTTTGCTCATGCACGGCGGCTACCGCTGGTTCGAGAACCTGTGCAAGTTCCTGGTCATCGGCATCGTGATCTGCTTCGTGATCACCGCGCTGCGCTCCCCCCTGGACCCCGGCGCCATGCTGGCCGGTCTGTGGCCCAGTCTGCCCGGCGGCGGCTCGTCGGCCTTGATGGCCGCGGCCATCATGGGCGGGGCGGTGCACATCACCATCATCGGCATGCACACCTACAACACCAACGCCCGGGGCTGGGGTGTGACCGAGCTGCCCCTGGCCCGCTTCGACACCGTGGTCTCCATGGGTTTGGCCTTTGGGCTGTACAGCCTGGCCATCTTCCTGGTGGGCGCGGCGGTGCTGCACCCGGCGGGGGTGAAGGCGCGCGTGGCCGGCGAGGTGGCCCAGGCCCTGGGCCCCCTGTTGGGGCCGGGGGCGCTGGCGGTGTTTCTGGCCGGGCTGTGGGCGGCCACCTTTTCCACCATCATGCCCACCTACCTGGCCGCCGCCTTTTTCATCTTCGACCAGGCCGGGCTGGCCCCGGACCGCGAGGACAAGCGCTTCAGGCTGGTGCTCATCGGCGGAGTGCTGCTGAGCGCGGTGGGGCCCTTCATCAAGGGCGGCTTCTTCCTGTTGTTGCCGGTGATGCTGGCCCTGGGCCTTTGCGGCACCCCGGTCATCATCGGGGTGATCCTGTATCTGCTCAACCAAAAGCGCTACTACGGCGAGCGGGTGAACTCCTGGGGGCTCAATCTCCTGGGCTTCATCACCTTGGCCATAACCACGATTTTGGCCGCCCGCTTCCTGCTCAGCAAGCTGGGGGTGATGTGA
- the nudC gene encoding NAD(+) diphosphatase, with amino-acid sequence MSDEFIAGFNPPPDDGGPAWWLIYHEDKFLVQDEDPPRLPLARQVWELGLTLETARYLGQWQGRPAYAATLGHPAATPEGYAWHGLYGLAMGWPEGLTALGGRAKQILAWERRNRFCGVCASPMIDDPKERARRCPRCGLVAYPRVSPAVIMAVQREGKVLLGRSPRFAPGRMSVLAGFVEPGETLEQTVAREIKEEVGIAVTDIRYFASQPWPFPDSLMVGFTCQWVAGEIEVDGEEIVEAGWYGLEDLPRIPPRSTIARRLIDHVVVGAQHLGSTGWR; translated from the coding sequence ATGAGCGATGAATTCATAGCCGGTTTCAACCCGCCCCCGGACGACGGCGGCCCGGCTTGGTGGCTCATTTACCACGAAGACAAATTCCTGGTCCAGGACGAGGACCCGCCCCGTCTGCCCCTGGCGCGCCAAGTCTGGGAGCTGGGGCTCACGTTGGAAACGGCGCGCTATCTGGGGCAATGGCAGGGGCGGCCCGCCTATGCCGCCACCCTGGGCCATCCCGCGGCCACGCCCGAGGGCTACGCCTGGCACGGCCTCTACGGCCTGGCCATGGGCTGGCCCGAGGGGCTGACCGCCCTGGGCGGCCGGGCCAAGCAGATTCTGGCCTGGGAGCGGCGCAACCGCTTCTGCGGGGTATGCGCCTCGCCCATGATCGACGATCCCAAAGAGCGGGCCCGGCGCTGCCCCCGCTGCGGCCTGGTGGCCTATCCCCGGGTCTCCCCGGCGGTGATCATGGCCGTGCAGCGCGAGGGCAAGGTTCTCCTGGGCCGTTCGCCGCGTTTCGCGCCGGGGCGCATGAGCGTGCTGGCCGGGTTCGTGGAGCCGGGCGAGACCCTGGAGCAGACGGTGGCCCGCGAAATCAAGGAAGAGGTGGGCATCGCCGTGACGGACATCCGCTACTTCGCCTCCCAGCCCTGGCCGTTTCCCGACTCGCTCATGGTGGGCTTCACCTGCCAGTGGGTCGCCGGGGAGATAGAGGTGGACGGCGAGGAGATCGTGGAGGCGGGCTGGTACGGCCTGGAAGATCTGCCCCGCATCCCGCCGCGCTCCACCATCGCCCGGCGGCTCATCGACCACGTGGTGGTGGGGGCCCAGCACCTGGGCTCCACCGGCTGGCGCTAG
- a CDS encoding thioesterase family protein: MYPLVRTAKVALAALGRPPLKLGDTSRISLRVWPGDLDLYLHMNNGRYLSLMDLGRLDFIIRVGLLPFMRRQRWRPLLAAATTRFWRSLKPFQRFAMETKVVWWDEKWIYLEQEMLHDGHLAAQGMMKMVIKSPKGTVDPPSAARALGAHPVPAPAPPRGLADWIHWEQALKNGSNPPPTRERT; the protein is encoded by the coding sequence GTGTATCCCCTGGTGCGCACCGCCAAGGTGGCCCTGGCCGCCCTGGGCCGCCCGCCCCTGAAGCTGGGCGACACCTCGCGCATCAGCCTGCGGGTGTGGCCCGGCGACCTGGACCTGTACCTGCACATGAACAACGGCCGCTACCTGAGCCTCATGGACCTGGGGCGCCTGGATTTCATCATCCGGGTGGGTCTGTTGCCCTTCATGCGCCGCCAGCGCTGGCGGCCCCTGCTGGCCGCGGCCACCACCCGTTTCTGGCGCTCGCTCAAGCCCTTCCAGCGCTTTGCCATGGAGACCAAGGTGGTGTGGTGGGACGAGAAGTGGATCTATCTGGAGCAGGAGATGCTCCACGATGGGCACCTGGCCGCCCAGGGGATGATGAAGATGGTGATCAAGTCGCCCAAGGGCACCGTGGACCCGCCCTCGGCGGCGCGCGCCCTGGGGGCCCACCCGGTGCCCGCCCCGGCTCCCCCGCGCGGCCTGGCCGATTGGATTCATTGGGAACAAGCGTTAAAAAACGGGAGCAATCCTCCGCCTACCCGGGAGCGTACCTAA
- a CDS encoding hybrid sensor histidine kinase/response regulator, whose protein sequence is MRTSHKIIALAVGLGLFIWFADGLTDYIWFYKGSLLGLLLTEVPAHELYIRLLILVCFVGFGVVAGGIVERLQKARTQLSASRQWLSTTLTSIGDAVIVTDRQGRVSFLNPTAEGLTGWRASEARGRPLHEVFNIINEYTLRPVASPVDKVLAEGIVVGLANHTLLVSKDGRRAPIEDSGAPIKTAEGKVDGVVLVFRDVSGRRKAEEERARLDDQLKQSQKLESLGTLAGGLAHEFNNILTVMMGYGEAALGQARNGVVDIADLEQVLAAGRKGHSLVSGIMTYSRRQEARVGPLDLNRTVRDAAELLGHALPKAVTVQLDLAPGLGKMLGDAVQLEHVLINLATNARDAMPQGGLLTVSTSAHASMDDCGVDQAQLSSGPYLRLRVRDQGQGMDEATQERVFEPFFTTKEAGRGTGLGLSTVYGIVNSLGGRIVCQSEPGQGTCFDLYFPVCQNEGQAPAPASSAELPDERERVLVVDDEPAILNLGHRLLTEAGYRVEVAAGGEEALARFRANGGFDLVVLDISMPGMDGRTCLKRLRELSPEVKVVLASGYAPQELMEEMSTLGLQGFAAKPFLRGELLKAVRAALEQA, encoded by the coding sequence TTGCGCACCAGCCACAAAATCATAGCGTTGGCCGTGGGCCTGGGGCTGTTCATCTGGTTCGCGGACGGCCTGACGGACTATATCTGGTTTTACAAGGGCAGCTTGTTGGGCCTTTTGCTCACCGAGGTTCCCGCCCACGAGCTATACATCCGCCTGTTGATCCTGGTCTGCTTCGTGGGGTTCGGCGTAGTGGCCGGGGGCATAGTGGAGCGTTTGCAAAAGGCCAGGACGCAGCTAAGCGCCAGCCGTCAATGGCTCTCCACGACCCTGACCAGCATCGGCGACGCGGTAATCGTCACCGACCGCCAAGGCCGGGTTTCTTTCCTCAACCCCACCGCCGAGGGCCTCACCGGCTGGCGGGCCTCCGAGGCCCGGGGCCGGCCCTTGCATGAAGTCTTTAACATCATCAACGAGTACACCCTGAGGCCGGTGGCCAGCCCGGTGGACAAGGTTTTGGCCGAGGGAATCGTGGTGGGCCTGGCCAACCACACCCTGTTGGTGAGCAAGGACGGACGCCGGGCGCCCATCGAGGACAGCGGGGCGCCCATCAAAACCGCCGAGGGAAAAGTGGACGGCGTGGTGCTGGTGTTCCGCGACGTAAGCGGCCGGCGCAAGGCCGAAGAGGAGCGGGCCCGCCTGGACGACCAGCTCAAGCAGAGCCAGAAGCTGGAATCCCTGGGCACTTTGGCCGGGGGCCTCGCCCACGAGTTCAACAACATCCTAACGGTGATGATGGGCTACGGCGAGGCGGCCCTGGGCCAGGCCCGCAACGGCGTAGTCGACATCGCCGACCTGGAGCAGGTGCTGGCCGCCGGGCGCAAGGGCCACAGCCTGGTCAGCGGCATAATGACTTACAGCCGCCGGCAAGAGGCGCGGGTGGGCCCCCTGGACCTGAACCGGACGGTACGCGACGCCGCGGAGTTGCTGGGTCACGCCTTGCCCAAAGCGGTGACCGTGCAGTTGGATCTGGCTCCCGGTCTGGGGAAAATGCTGGGCGATGCGGTGCAACTGGAGCATGTGCTTATAAACCTGGCCACCAACGCCCGCGACGCCATGCCCCAAGGCGGCCTCTTGACGGTGAGCACCTCCGCTCACGCCTCGATGGACGATTGCGGGGTGGACCAGGCCCAGCTTTCCTCCGGCCCCTACCTGCGCCTTAGGGTGCGCGACCAGGGCCAGGGCATGGACGAGGCCACCCAGGAGCGGGTCTTCGAGCCCTTTTTCACCACCAAAGAGGCCGGCCGGGGCACCGGCCTGGGGCTCTCCACGGTGTACGGCATCGTCAACTCCCTGGGGGGGCGCATCGTCTGCCAAAGCGAACCGGGCCAGGGAACCTGTTTCGACCTGTATTTTCCGGTTTGCCAAAACGAGGGCCAGGCGCCCGCACCGGCCTCTTCCGCCGAGCTACCGGACGAGCGGGAGCGTGTTTTGGTGGTGGACGACGAGCCCGCCATCTTGAACCTGGGCCACCGGCTGCTCACCGAGGCCGGCTACCGGGTGGAAGTGGCCGCCGGCGGCGAGGAGGCCCTGGCGCGCTTTAGAGCCAACGGCGGGTTCGACCTGGTGGTCCTGGACATAAGCATGCCGGGCATGGACGGCCGAACCTGCCTGAAGCGCCTGCGGGAGCTGTCGCCGGAGGTGAAGGTGGTCCTGGCCAGCGGGTACGCCCCCCAAGAGCTGATGGAGGAGATGAGCACCTTGGGGCTGCAGGGTTTCGCGGCCAAACCGTTCTTGCGCGGTGAATTGCTTAAAGCGGTGCGTGCCGCCTTGGAGCAGGCTTAG
- a CDS encoding flavodoxin family protein: MSRIVAIYGSPRREGNSALLTDQAVQGAREAGASVEKVVLRDLRISPCLELYGCKQGGRCVIQDDFQGLYDQCLASDAMILSSPIFFYTVSAHTKIMMDRFQSLWVKKYWIDQVKFGQWTPKRKGLFISVGATHGQKLFEGVLLTVRYFMDVLDMELSQSLLYRGLDLEGEVKEHPQYLQEAREAGAALAAGLNRP; encoded by the coding sequence ATGAGCCGCATCGTGGCCATATACGGAAGCCCCCGCCGGGAGGGCAACAGCGCCCTATTGACCGACCAGGCCGTTCAAGGGGCCAGGGAGGCCGGGGCCAGCGTGGAAAAGGTGGTGCTGCGCGACCTGCGCATCAGCCCCTGCCTGGAGCTCTATGGCTGCAAACAGGGCGGGCGCTGCGTCATTCAGGACGATTTCCAGGGGCTCTACGACCAATGCCTGGCCAGCGACGCCATGATCCTGTCCTCGCCCATCTTTTTTTACACGGTCAGCGCCCACACCAAGATCATGATGGACCGCTTCCAGAGCCTGTGGGTCAAAAAGTACTGGATCGACCAGGTGAAGTTCGGCCAGTGGACCCCCAAGCGCAAGGGCCTGTTCATCTCCGTGGGGGCCACCCACGGCCAGAAGCTCTTCGAAGGCGTGCTGCTCACGGTGCGCTATTTCATGGACGTGTTGGACATGGAACTCAGCCAGAGCCTGTTGTATCGGGGTCTGGACCTGGAAGGCGAGGTAAAGGAACATCCCCAATATCTCCAAGAGGCCCGCGAGGCCGGGGCCGCCCTAGCCGCCGGCCTGAACCGGCCCTGA
- a CDS encoding SLC13 family permease → METLTLTNQMIEVLALIGLAVLLFVVEWVRVDVVGIMMMVFTPLLGLVTPQEALSGLSSNAVVSIIAVMIIGAGLDRTGLVGLAVKPVLKLAGSRGRRVVVFVSATVAVISSILQNIGAAALFLPAVQRISRARLIPISRLLMPIGFAAILGGTLTLVGSSPLILLNDLIAPFELRPFGLFSVTPVGLCLVTAGILYFVVLGSRVLPQGSVPRAAALCRLHPLGGEHFEFRVRPELPQPLTAEIMARRYGAHLVGLNKVHHGEKLLAPDERSILYPGDEAVVVATPASLERLALDFNLEVKPRLETFSEDLSPQQWGSVEAVVAPRSELAGRTLGQVHFVSKFQLNPVAIFRGDTPSEVRLEEMKLQEGDSLIMEGPWQRFRILAEKGWLVFCTPVREEPPATGKAAWAALWLALSLTMILVFKVQLGISLLTGALGMLVTRVIRVEEAYQAVDWRTVFLLAGLLPLGMATLKTGTAAWVAQEVLGLAGPLSPLPLLALVGVLSTVFTLVVSNVGAVVLLVPIAVQLALQADADPRLAALAVGLATSNSFILPTHQVNALYMGPGRYHARDFIKAGLPLSVIFLVVMLAALYLLY, encoded by the coding sequence ATGGAAACCCTCACCTTGACCAATCAGATGATCGAAGTGCTGGCTCTAATCGGCCTGGCGGTTTTGCTGTTCGTTGTGGAGTGGGTACGGGTGGACGTGGTGGGCATCATGATGATGGTGTTCACCCCGCTCCTGGGCCTGGTCACCCCCCAGGAGGCGCTTTCCGGCCTGTCGAGCAACGCGGTGGTCTCCATAATCGCGGTGATGATCATCGGCGCGGGGCTGGACCGCACCGGCCTGGTGGGCCTGGCGGTCAAGCCGGTGCTCAAGCTGGCCGGGAGCCGCGGCCGCCGGGTGGTGGTGTTCGTCTCGGCCACGGTGGCGGTCATCAGCAGCATCCTGCAAAACATCGGGGCCGCGGCCCTGTTCCTGCCCGCGGTGCAGCGCATCAGCCGCGCGCGCCTCATCCCCATCTCGCGCCTGCTCATGCCCATCGGCTTCGCGGCCATCCTGGGCGGCACCCTCACCCTGGTGGGGTCGAGCCCCCTGATCCTGCTGAACGACCTCATCGCCCCCTTTGAGCTGCGCCCCTTCGGCCTGTTCTCGGTGACTCCGGTGGGGCTGTGCCTGGTGACGGCGGGCATCTTGTATTTCGTGGTTTTAGGCAGCCGGGTGTTGCCCCAGGGCTCGGTGCCCCGGGCGGCGGCGCTGTGCCGCCTGCATCCCCTGGGCGGCGAGCATTTCGAGTTCAGGGTGCGCCCCGAGCTGCCCCAACCCCTTACCGCCGAGATCATGGCCCGGCGCTACGGGGCCCACCTGGTGGGGCTCAACAAGGTGCACCACGGCGAAAAGCTCCTGGCCCCGGACGAGCGCAGCATCCTCTACCCCGGCGACGAGGCCGTGGTGGTGGCCACCCCCGCCTCCCTGGAGCGCCTGGCCCTGGACTTCAACCTGGAGGTCAAGCCCCGCCTGGAAACCTTTTCCGAGGATCTGAGCCCCCAGCAATGGGGCTCGGTGGAAGCGGTGGTGGCCCCCCGTTCCGAGCTGGCGGGCCGAACCCTGGGCCAGGTCCACTTCGTGAGCAAATTCCAGCTCAACCCGGTGGCGATTTTCCGAGGCGACACCCCGAGCGAGGTGCGCCTTGAGGAGATGAAACTCCAGGAAGGCGACAGCCTGATCATGGAGGGGCCCTGGCAACGCTTCCGCATCCTGGCCGAAAAGGGCTGGCTGGTCTTCTGCACCCCGGTGCGCGAGGAGCCCCCGGCCACGGGCAAAGCGGCCTGGGCCGCCCTGTGGCTGGCCCTGTCGCTGACCATGATCCTGGTGTTCAAGGTGCAATTGGGCATCAGCCTGTTGACCGGAGCCCTGGGCATGCTGGTCACCCGGGTGATCCGGGTGGAGGAAGCCTATCAGGCGGTGGACTGGCGCACCGTTTTCCTGCTGGCCGGCCTGTTGCCCTTGGGCATGGCCACTCTCAAGACCGGGACCGCCGCCTGGGTGGCCCAGGAGGTGCTCGGCCTGGCCGGGCCCTTGTCCCCCCTGCCCCTGCTGGCCCTGGTGGGGGTGCTCTCCACCGTGTTCACCCTGGTGGTGAGCAACGTGGGGGCGGTGGTGCTGCTGGTGCCCATCGCGGTGCAACTGGCCCTGCAGGCCGACGCCGACCCCCGCCTGGCCGCCCTGGCCGTGGGGCTGGCCACCAGCAACTCTTTCATCCTGCCCACCCACCAGGTCAACGCCCTGTACATGGGACCGGGGCGCTATCACGCCAGGGATTTCATCAAGGCGGGCCTGCCGTTGTCGGTGATCTTCCTGGTGGTGATGCTGGCCGCGCTGTATCTGCTGTATTAG
- a CDS encoding FAD-binding oxidoreductase, whose protein sequence is MNPAARSALIQAAGAENFSDGQEDRLLYSYDATGKSYPPEAVVRGVEVEQIARVLAAASQHRVPVVPRGAGSGQSGGSLPVDGGLVLNLAGMDRILKVDPADHVAVVQPGVITADLQRAAEARGLFYPPDPASVEFCTVGGNAAENSGGLRAVKYGVTRDYVLALQAVLPDGRVLRTGRSTMKTVVGYDLTRLLVGSEGTLAVMTELTLRLLPKPEAKATVSALFHELETAAQAVQAVLMSGITPAALEFIDSQSLGAVNAHAGLGLPPEAEAMVLIDVDGAPEVVAGQARRLARVLEEGGGRQVRLALDPAEAAELWRARRSMGPAMYNLAPNKLNEDVVVPLGRLAQAIRAIHAIGQRRGVLIPTFGHAGDGNLHVNVMYDASDPEQNRQAHQAVTDVFAQVLKVGGSLSGEHGVGNAKLGYVGAELDPVAMELMRGIKRLFDPAGILNPHKAVPTPDILA, encoded by the coding sequence ATGAACCCCGCCGCCCGCAGCGCCCTGATCCAGGCCGCCGGAGCCGAAAACTTCAGCGACGGCCAGGAGGACCGCCTGCTCTATTCCTACGACGCCACCGGCAAGAGCTACCCGCCCGAGGCGGTGGTGCGAGGGGTGGAGGTGGAGCAGATCGCCCGGGTCTTGGCCGCGGCCAGCCAGCACCGGGTGCCGGTGGTGCCCCGGGGGGCGGGCTCGGGCCAGTCCGGCGGCTCCCTGCCGGTGGACGGCGGCCTGGTGCTCAACCTGGCGGGCATGGACCGCATCCTCAAGGTCGACCCCGCCGACCATGTGGCCGTGGTGCAGCCGGGGGTGATCACCGCCGACCTGCAGCGGGCCGCCGAGGCCCGGGGCCTGTTCTATCCCCCCGACCCGGCCAGCGTGGAGTTTTGCACCGTGGGGGGCAACGCGGCCGAGAACTCCGGCGGCCTGCGCGCGGTCAAATACGGCGTGACCCGCGACTACGTGCTGGCCCTGCAGGCGGTGCTGCCCGACGGCCGGGTGCTGCGCACCGGGCGCTCCACCATGAAGACGGTGGTGGGCTACGACCTCACCCGCCTGCTGGTGGGCAGCGAGGGCACCCTGGCGGTGATGACCGAGCTGACCCTGCGCCTGTTGCCCAAGCCCGAGGCCAAAGCCACGGTGAGCGCCCTGTTCCACGAGTTGGAGACCGCCGCCCAGGCGGTGCAGGCGGTGCTCATGAGCGGCATAACCCCGGCGGCCCTGGAGTTTATCGACTCCCAGAGCCTGGGGGCGGTCAACGCCCACGCGGGCCTGGGCCTGCCCCCCGAGGCCGAGGCCATGGTGCTCATCGACGTGGACGGCGCGCCCGAGGTGGTGGCCGGCCAGGCCCGGCGCCTGGCCCGGGTACTGGAGGAGGGCGGCGGGCGCCAGGTGCGCCTGGCCCTGGACCCGGCCGAGGCGGCCGAACTGTGGCGGGCGCGGCGCTCCATGGGCCCGGCCATGTACAATCTGGCCCCCAACAAGCTCAACGAGGACGTGGTGGTGCCCCTGGGCCGCCTGGCCCAGGCCATCCGGGCCATCCACGCAATCGGCCAGCGGCGCGGAGTGCTCATCCCCACCTTTGGCCACGCCGGTGACGGCAACCTGCACGTCAACGTGATGTACGACGCCTCCGACCCCGAACAGAACCGCCAGGCCCACCAGGCGGTCACCGACGTCTTCGCCCAGGTGCTCAAGGTGGGCGGCTCGCTCAGCGGCGAGCACGGGGTGGGCAACGCCAAGCTGGGCTACGTGGGGGCCGAGCTGGACCCGGTGGCCATGGAGCTGATGCGCGGCATCAAGCGGCTCTTTGACCCGGCGGGCATTCTTAATCCTCACAAGGCCGTACCAACCCCCGACATCTTAGCCTAG
- a CDS encoding NlpC/P60 family N-terminal domain-containing protein, with the protein MPSLYRHSALLFALALLALALACAPAPAPAPAPPQGLVLPPQELAPLFKRGDGDGCLLRPAYQAERASDYLVRYFECWTRSAPKHSRAELWALAQPLVDEPGLGVNLRKRPQGWYQALWRAAGGRAYPNTDWKGLTLGPCNLRVLPSREPDFAQGPGGGFPFDRLQQTSLPGGLPVRVWLVSPRGDWLVAETPLALGWLPVRAVGRLSAEQAAQWQQGPFVTVTRDGGPLRTPDGGFLCDAALGWLLPRREGGRAAWRVRFPLAAPGGRAKLGGAFLPRGAAAPFPLSLTPANLEQVAGPLLGRPYDWGGQWGGRDCSALTRDLLAPFGLWLPRNSADQAKAGVEHIPLDGLGNQKKQELIMRRGIPWLSLLYMPGHVMLYVGAPQGQPLVLQALWGLKTRTPQGQGRLVVGRVVLSGLNPGEQLPDLAQPEGLLLPRVTTLALLAPPEELCPRTD; encoded by the coding sequence TTGCCGTCCCTTTACCGCCATAGCGCCCTGCTTTTCGCCCTGGCCCTCTTGGCCCTGGCCCTGGCTTGCGCTCCGGCTCCGGCTCCGGCTCCCGCGCCGCCCCAGGGCCTGGTCCTGCCCCCCCAGGAACTGGCTCCCCTGTTCAAGCGCGGCGATGGCGACGGCTGCCTGCTCCGGCCCGCCTACCAGGCCGAGCGGGCGTCGGACTATCTGGTTCGCTACTTCGAATGCTGGACCCGCAGCGCGCCCAAACACAGCCGGGCGGAGCTATGGGCCCTGGCCCAGCCGCTGGTGGACGAGCCCGGCCTGGGCGTCAACCTGCGAAAACGGCCCCAGGGCTGGTACCAGGCCCTGTGGCGGGCGGCCGGAGGCCGGGCCTACCCCAACACCGACTGGAAGGGCCTGACCCTGGGGCCCTGCAACCTGCGGGTGCTGCCCAGCCGGGAGCCGGATTTCGCCCAAGGCCCCGGCGGCGGCTTTCCTTTCGACCGCCTGCAACAGACCTCCCTGCCCGGCGGCCTGCCGGTGCGGGTGTGGCTGGTGAGCCCCAGGGGCGACTGGCTGGTGGCCGAGACCCCCCTGGCCCTGGGCTGGCTGCCCGTCCGGGCGGTGGGGCGGCTGAGCGCGGAGCAGGCCGCGCAGTGGCAGCAGGGGCCCTTCGTGACCGTGACCCGGGACGGCGGCCCGCTGCGCACCCCGGACGGCGGCTTCTTGTGCGACGCGGCCCTGGGCTGGCTGCTGCCCCGGCGGGAAGGTGGCCGGGCGGCCTGGCGGGTGCGCTTCCCCCTGGCCGCTCCGGGGGGGCGGGCCAAGCTGGGCGGGGCCTTTCTGCCCCGGGGGGCGGCCGCGCCCTTCCCCCTATCCCTTACCCCCGCCAACCTGGAGCAGGTGGCCGGCCCCCTGTTGGGGCGGCCCTACGACTGGGGCGGCCAGTGGGGCGGGCGGGACTGCTCGGCCCTGACCCGCGACCTGTTGGCCCCCTTTGGCTTGTGGCTGCCGCGCAACTCCGCCGACCAGGCCAAGGCCGGGGTGGAGCACATCCCCCTGGATGGCCTGGGCAACCAGAAAAAACAAGAGCTTATAATGCGGCGCGGCATCCCCTGGCTCAGCCTGCTATACATGCCCGGCCACGTGATGCTCTACGTGGGCGCGCCCCAGGGCCAACCTTTGGTGCTGCAAGCCCTGTGGGGCCTCAAGACCCGCACCCCCCAGGGCCAGGGTCGGCTGGTGGTGGGGCGGGTGGTGCTCAGCGGCCTTAACCCAGGGGAACAACTGCCGGACTTGGCCCAGCCCGAAGGCCTGCTCCTGCCCCGGGTCACCACCCTGGCCCTGCTGGCCCCGCCGGAAGAGCTCTGCCCCCGAACCGACTAA